From the genome of Excalfactoria chinensis isolate bCotChi1 chromosome 14, bCotChi1.hap2, whole genome shotgun sequence, one region includes:
- the VASN gene encoding vasorin isoform X1: protein MLQCGVPGGSGRRLLHGRHKERVKSCSACGKQGWLPPPSLAEAEPGASAGMEAARPTCLVCTLPRAAGKGGALSLPPAVGVALPHEPGHRAWRSWGADTMNQLVPCTLLLLLLLLPGQLAQACPTGCQCQDPTTILCAARRGHTVPRGLPPSTLSLYVFENGITMLSEDSFAGLPALQLLDLSQNKITSIQKNIFQPLTELVNLDLSSNQLQEITNETFHGLRLLERLYLQKNRIQHIHATAFDTLENLLELKLQNNQLRAVPPLDLPNLLLLDISWNKIPTIAPGALHAINIESLKIAGLGLTTLDEELFQPQNNLHELDVSDNLLERVPVVLRRLGSLTKLSLAGNAHISQLPPEDFRGLHNLQELDISNLNINTIPRDFSRFFPRLRAMTAAGNPFNCICQMSWLVQWVNASGVLLRRPEETRCHFPPKNSGKLLHHLQYADFGCPTTTTTTAATTSPPRTTAPRPPVPIPTSSRPAPEPSTTTTTPQPRAVPFSSTPVPFSLTPTASSPPPQRCPPRTCLNGGTCQLGAHGHLWCLCPPGFAGAFCEEEEDEEEEEEEEAARGTTLSPATPAAPPSRKISITQVSSTSLRVDLQNYVQSKAQLKGIRLSYRNLSGPEKRPVMLRLPASLPEYTVRALKPNCTYRVCVGPLGEKGSREEFCVEAHTLPASHQQHSPVTQSKDNNLALMIVPALAAVLLLVVVVTAVTYYRRHRRAKEHAGGGVQAGPLELEGVKACLENGERGGHGCRGPENTVLAGGPECEVPLMQAHYPSNNNSAALKPSYF, encoded by the exons ATGTTACAGTGTGGGGTCCCGGGGGGCTCAGGCAGGCGGCTGCTGCACGGACGGCACAAGGAAAGGGTTAAGTCCTGCTCGGCGTGCGGGAAGCAGGGCTGGCTCCCACCCCCTTCGCTGGCGGAGGCCGAGCCGGGTGCGTCTGCTGGGATGGAGGCGGCGCGTCCCACATGTTTGGTTTGCACCCTGCCGAGAGCAGCCGGGAAAGGAGGGGCCCTTTCCCTGCCACCCGCCGTGGGGGTTGCGTTACCCCACGAGCCAGGACACCGCGCATGGAGGAGCTGGGG AGCTGACACCATGAACCAGCTGGTCCCTtgcacgctgctgctgctgctgctgttgctccctgggcagctggcaCAGGCATGTCCCACGGGCTGCCAGTGCCAGGACCCCACGACCATCCTGTGTGCGGCCAGGCGGGGCCACACTGTGCCGCGAGGGCTGCCTCCCAGCACCCTCTCCCTCTATGTCTTTGAGAATGGTATCACGATGCTCAGCGAGGACAGCTTTGCAGgtctgcctgccctgcagctcttgGACCTCTCACAAAACAAGATCACTAGCATCCAGAAAAACATCTTCCAGCCCCTAACGGAGCTCGTCAACTTGGACCTGTCCTCCAACCAGCTGCAGGAGATCACCAACGAGACCTTCCACGGGCTGCGGCTGCTGGAGCGGCTCTACCTGCAGAAGAACAGGATCCAGCACATCCACGCCACCGCGTTTGACACGTTGGAGAATCTCCTGGAGCTGAAGCTGCAGAACAACCAGCTCCGGGCCGTGCCCCCGCTTGACCTGCCCAACCTCCTCCTGCTGGACATCAGCTGGAACAAGATCCCCACCATCGCGCCTGGCGCCCTCCATGCCATCAACATCGAGTCCCTGAAGATCGCAGGGCTGGGCCTGACAACCTTGGACGAGGAGCTCTTCCAGCCCCAGAACAACCTGCACGAGCTGGACGTCTCTGACAACCTGCTGGAGCGCGTGCCGGTGGTGCTGCGGCGCCTGGGCAGCCTCACCAAGCTCAGCCTGGCCGGCAATGCGCACATCTCCCAGCTGCCACCTGAGGACTTCCGTGGCCTTCACAACCTGCAGGAGCTGGACATCAGCAACCTCAACATCAACACCATCCCTCGGGACTTCTCCAGGTTCTTCCCGAGGCTCCGTGCCATGACAGCCGCCGGTAACCCCTTCAACTGCATCTGCCAGATGAGCTGGCTCGTGCAGTGGGTGAACGCCAGCGGTGTGCTGCTCCGGCGGCCCGAGGAGACGCGCTGCCACTTCCCCCCCAAAAACTCAGGGAAGCTCCTCCATCACCTGCAATATGCCGACTTCGGCtgccccaccaccaccaccaccactgctgCCACCACCTCCCCTCCACGCACCACTGCGCCGCGACCTCCCGTGCCCATTCCCACCAGCAGCCGCCCAGCACCGGagcccagcaccaccaccaccaccccgcagccccgcgccgtCCCCTTTAGCTCCACACCGGTGCCTTTCAGCCTCACTCCAACTGCCAGCAGCCCCCCGCCGCAGCGGTGCCCCCCACGCACGTGTTTGAATGGTGGCACCTGCCAGCTGGGTGCCCACGGTCACCTGTGGTGCCTGTGCCCACCGGGCTTTGCTGGGGCATTCtgtgaggaggaagaggatgaggaagaagaggaggaggaggaggcggcgagGGGCACAACGCTGTCCCCAGCCACGCCAGCAGCACCTCCGAGCCGGAAGATCAGCATCACACAGGTGAGCAGCACCTCGCTGCGGGTGGACCTGCAGAACTACGTCCAGTCCAAAGCCCAGCTGAAGGGCATCCGGCTGAGCTACCGCAACCTCTCCGGGCCAGAGAAGCGCCCCGTGATGCTCCGCTTGCCGGCTTCTCTCCCTGAGTACACAGTGCGGGCGCTGAAACCCAACTGCACCTACCGCGTGTGCGTGGGGCCGCTGGGGGAAAAGGGCTCCAGGGAGGAGTTCTGCGTGGAGGCGCACACCTTGCCGGCgagccaccagcagcactcGCCTGTCACCCAGAGCAAGGACAACAACCTGGCCCTGATGATCGTCCCCGCGCTGGctgccgtgctgctgctggtggtggtggtgacagCAGTCACCTACTACCGCCGGCACCGCCGGGCCAAGGAGCACGCGGGAGGTGGGGTGCAGGCCGGCCCGCTGGAGCTGGAGGGTGTGAAGGCGTGCCTAGAGAACGGCGAGAGGGGTGGGCATGGCTGCCGGGGGCCTGAAAACACAGTGCTGGCGGGTGGCCCTGAGTGCGAGGTGCCACTGATGCAGGCGCACTAccccagcaacaacaacagcgCGGCACTGAAGCCCTCCTACTTCTGA
- the VASN gene encoding vasorin isoform X2, with protein sequence MNQLVPCTLLLLLLLLPGQLAQACPTGCQCQDPTTILCAARRGHTVPRGLPPSTLSLYVFENGITMLSEDSFAGLPALQLLDLSQNKITSIQKNIFQPLTELVNLDLSSNQLQEITNETFHGLRLLERLYLQKNRIQHIHATAFDTLENLLELKLQNNQLRAVPPLDLPNLLLLDISWNKIPTIAPGALHAINIESLKIAGLGLTTLDEELFQPQNNLHELDVSDNLLERVPVVLRRLGSLTKLSLAGNAHISQLPPEDFRGLHNLQELDISNLNINTIPRDFSRFFPRLRAMTAAGNPFNCICQMSWLVQWVNASGVLLRRPEETRCHFPPKNSGKLLHHLQYADFGCPTTTTTTAATTSPPRTTAPRPPVPIPTSSRPAPEPSTTTTTPQPRAVPFSSTPVPFSLTPTASSPPPQRCPPRTCLNGGTCQLGAHGHLWCLCPPGFAGAFCEEEEDEEEEEEEEAARGTTLSPATPAAPPSRKISITQVSSTSLRVDLQNYVQSKAQLKGIRLSYRNLSGPEKRPVMLRLPASLPEYTVRALKPNCTYRVCVGPLGEKGSREEFCVEAHTLPASHQQHSPVTQSKDNNLALMIVPALAAVLLLVVVVTAVTYYRRHRRAKEHAGGGVQAGPLELEGVKACLENGERGGHGCRGPENTVLAGGPECEVPLMQAHYPSNNNSAALKPSYF encoded by the coding sequence ATGAACCAGCTGGTCCCTtgcacgctgctgctgctgctgctgttgctccctgggcagctggcaCAGGCATGTCCCACGGGCTGCCAGTGCCAGGACCCCACGACCATCCTGTGTGCGGCCAGGCGGGGCCACACTGTGCCGCGAGGGCTGCCTCCCAGCACCCTCTCCCTCTATGTCTTTGAGAATGGTATCACGATGCTCAGCGAGGACAGCTTTGCAGgtctgcctgccctgcagctcttgGACCTCTCACAAAACAAGATCACTAGCATCCAGAAAAACATCTTCCAGCCCCTAACGGAGCTCGTCAACTTGGACCTGTCCTCCAACCAGCTGCAGGAGATCACCAACGAGACCTTCCACGGGCTGCGGCTGCTGGAGCGGCTCTACCTGCAGAAGAACAGGATCCAGCACATCCACGCCACCGCGTTTGACACGTTGGAGAATCTCCTGGAGCTGAAGCTGCAGAACAACCAGCTCCGGGCCGTGCCCCCGCTTGACCTGCCCAACCTCCTCCTGCTGGACATCAGCTGGAACAAGATCCCCACCATCGCGCCTGGCGCCCTCCATGCCATCAACATCGAGTCCCTGAAGATCGCAGGGCTGGGCCTGACAACCTTGGACGAGGAGCTCTTCCAGCCCCAGAACAACCTGCACGAGCTGGACGTCTCTGACAACCTGCTGGAGCGCGTGCCGGTGGTGCTGCGGCGCCTGGGCAGCCTCACCAAGCTCAGCCTGGCCGGCAATGCGCACATCTCCCAGCTGCCACCTGAGGACTTCCGTGGCCTTCACAACCTGCAGGAGCTGGACATCAGCAACCTCAACATCAACACCATCCCTCGGGACTTCTCCAGGTTCTTCCCGAGGCTCCGTGCCATGACAGCCGCCGGTAACCCCTTCAACTGCATCTGCCAGATGAGCTGGCTCGTGCAGTGGGTGAACGCCAGCGGTGTGCTGCTCCGGCGGCCCGAGGAGACGCGCTGCCACTTCCCCCCCAAAAACTCAGGGAAGCTCCTCCATCACCTGCAATATGCCGACTTCGGCtgccccaccaccaccaccaccactgctgCCACCACCTCCCCTCCACGCACCACTGCGCCGCGACCTCCCGTGCCCATTCCCACCAGCAGCCGCCCAGCACCGGagcccagcaccaccaccaccaccccgcagccccgcgccgtCCCCTTTAGCTCCACACCGGTGCCTTTCAGCCTCACTCCAACTGCCAGCAGCCCCCCGCCGCAGCGGTGCCCCCCACGCACGTGTTTGAATGGTGGCACCTGCCAGCTGGGTGCCCACGGTCACCTGTGGTGCCTGTGCCCACCGGGCTTTGCTGGGGCATTCtgtgaggaggaagaggatgaggaagaagaggaggaggaggaggcggcgagGGGCACAACGCTGTCCCCAGCCACGCCAGCAGCACCTCCGAGCCGGAAGATCAGCATCACACAGGTGAGCAGCACCTCGCTGCGGGTGGACCTGCAGAACTACGTCCAGTCCAAAGCCCAGCTGAAGGGCATCCGGCTGAGCTACCGCAACCTCTCCGGGCCAGAGAAGCGCCCCGTGATGCTCCGCTTGCCGGCTTCTCTCCCTGAGTACACAGTGCGGGCGCTGAAACCCAACTGCACCTACCGCGTGTGCGTGGGGCCGCTGGGGGAAAAGGGCTCCAGGGAGGAGTTCTGCGTGGAGGCGCACACCTTGCCGGCgagccaccagcagcactcGCCTGTCACCCAGAGCAAGGACAACAACCTGGCCCTGATGATCGTCCCCGCGCTGGctgccgtgctgctgctggtggtggtggtgacagCAGTCACCTACTACCGCCGGCACCGCCGGGCCAAGGAGCACGCGGGAGGTGGGGTGCAGGCCGGCCCGCTGGAGCTGGAGGGTGTGAAGGCGTGCCTAGAGAACGGCGAGAGGGGTGGGCATGGCTGCCGGGGGCCTGAAAACACAGTGCTGGCGGGTGGCCCTGAGTGCGAGGTGCCACTGATGCAGGCGCACTAccccagcaacaacaacagcgCGGCACTGAAGCCCTCCTACTTCTGA